From a single Micromonospora carbonacea genomic region:
- a CDS encoding sensor histidine kinase yields MTDTLLIGLYALVAGGVVGLAGAGALRLLRGRSILVHVLVLLIVTVLAVVVGVATVAQAMFLSPHDLWVVLVTVSASAVISLAVGAVFGSRLAASAVWAQAARDRERRLEAGRRELVAWVSHDLRTPLAGLRAMAEALEDRIIDDPATVDEYHRRIRVETDRMTQLVDDLFELSRINAGALRLAPTTVPLRDVVSDAIAGVAPLAARRRIHLVAADSGWPLVRAGERELARVVSNLLINSVRYTPEDGTVHIAAGHERDDVWLAVSDTCGGIPEEDLDRVFDVAFRGERARTPGAAGSGGGGGLGLAIVRGLVEAHGGRVDVRNTGRGCQFEVRLPAA; encoded by the coding sequence GTGACCGACACGCTGCTCATCGGGCTCTACGCCCTGGTCGCCGGAGGCGTCGTCGGGCTGGCCGGCGCCGGGGCGCTGCGACTGCTGCGCGGCCGGTCGATCCTCGTGCACGTGCTGGTGCTGCTCATCGTCACCGTGCTGGCCGTGGTCGTCGGCGTCGCCACGGTCGCCCAGGCGATGTTCCTGTCCCCGCACGACCTGTGGGTCGTCCTCGTCACCGTGAGCGCCTCCGCGGTGATCAGCCTCGCCGTCGGCGCGGTCTTCGGCAGCCGGCTGGCCGCCTCCGCCGTCTGGGCGCAGGCGGCCCGGGACCGGGAACGGCGGCTGGAGGCCGGACGGCGCGAACTCGTCGCCTGGGTGTCACACGACCTGCGTACCCCGCTCGCCGGGCTGCGGGCGATGGCCGAGGCCCTGGAGGACCGCATCATCGACGACCCGGCCACCGTCGACGAATACCACCGGCGCATCCGGGTCGAAACCGACCGGATGACCCAACTCGTCGACGACCTGTTCGAGCTGTCCCGGATCAACGCGGGCGCGCTGCGGCTCGCGCCCACCACCGTGCCGCTGCGCGACGTCGTGTCCGACGCGATCGCCGGCGTCGCCCCGCTCGCCGCCCGCCGCCGGATCCACCTGGTCGCCGCGGACAGCGGCTGGCCCCTCGTCCGCGCCGGCGAACGCGAACTCGCCCGCGTCGTCAGCAACCTGCTGATCAACTCCGTCCGGTACACCCCCGAGGACGGCACCGTGCACATCGCCGCCGGCCACGAGCGCGACGACGTGTGGCTCGCCGTCTCCGACACCTGCGGCGGCATCCCGGAGGAGGACCTGGACCGGGTCTTCGACGTCGCCTTCCGCGGCGAACGCGCCCGCACCCCGGGGGCGGCCGGATCCGGTGGCGGCGGCGGTCTCGGCCTGGCGATCGTGCGCGGCCTCGTCGAGGCACACGGGGGCCGGGTCGACGTGCGCAACACCGGCCGCGGCTGTCAGTTCGAGGTGCGGCTGCCCGCGGCCTGA